A region from the Acipenser ruthenus chromosome 13, fAciRut3.2 maternal haplotype, whole genome shotgun sequence genome encodes:
- the LOC117418536 gene encoding uncharacterized protein LOC117418536, with protein MYFRLGVLLVLALGTVQCQKRPVKDEWDYRDGADKVNMRGVANLTEVLDNWRFDILNQMKNLVQNDHQALLPDYSRIPPLSEALDDLFNEFNALKERLGDLSEKFVGMETFIEEVKAGKVPSGGARAAAPPKKKVIPKKRNP; from the exons ATGTATTTTCGGCTGGGTGTGCTTTTGGTCCTGGCTCTTGGGACTGTGCAATGCCAAAAGAGACCTGTTAAAGATGAATGGGACTACAGAGATGGAG CCGATAAGGTCAACATGCGAGGGGTGGCCAATCTAACTGAGGTCCTAGACAACTGGAGATTCGACATCCTGAATCAGATGAAGAACCTTGTTCAGAATGACCACCAGGCCCTCCTCCCAGACTACTCCAG GATCCCGCCGCTGTCAGAGGCCCTGGACGACCTCTTCAATGAGTTCAATGCGCTGAAGGAGCGGCTTGGGGATCTCAGCGAGAAGTTCGTGGGCATGGAGACCTTCATCGAAGAGGTCAAGGCTGGGAAGGTTCCCAGTGGAGGAGCACGAGCTGCAGCCCCGCCCAAGAAGAAGGTCATCCCCAAGAAGAGGAATCCCTGA